From Flavobacterium alkalisoli, the proteins below share one genomic window:
- a CDS encoding 1-phosphofructokinase family hexose kinase: protein MKVLTITLNPTVDKSSEVANIKPEKKLRCTPPKYEPGGGGINVSRGLVRLGINSTALFTSGGRTGKLLEELLLKEKVDILPVNTQGETRENFTVVDTASNEQYRFGMPGEVVSNEEVNQIIETINSFSPFPEIVVISGSLPPEMDAAVLRQITAIAKQKNAKVVADTSGDALTAILEEGVYLLKPNLGELSRLTGIETLDNEVADQAAKKLIEEGKAQMIVVSMGPQGAYLVTADNCLHIPAPSVKKLSTVGAGDSMVAGMVSVLAKNGSPAQMACMGVACGTAATMNPGTGLFNVKDAERLYNWLIDKAVTIK, encoded by the coding sequence ATGAAAGTACTTACTATTACACTAAATCCCACTGTAGACAAAAGCAGTGAAGTCGCCAATATTAAACCGGAAAAAAAGCTGCGCTGCACACCCCCTAAATATGAGCCTGGAGGTGGAGGCATTAATGTATCCCGCGGACTCGTGAGGCTTGGTATAAATTCCACAGCTTTATTCACATCGGGCGGGCGCACCGGTAAACTCCTTGAAGAATTACTATTAAAAGAAAAAGTAGACATACTACCTGTAAATACTCAGGGAGAAACCCGTGAAAACTTTACCGTTGTAGATACAGCAAGTAACGAGCAGTACCGTTTTGGTATGCCCGGCGAAGTTGTAAGCAATGAAGAGGTTAATCAAATAATAGAAACCATTAACAGCTTCTCTCCTTTTCCCGAAATAGTTGTTATAAGCGGAAGTCTTCCTCCGGAGATGGACGCTGCCGTGCTTAGACAAATAACAGCCATTGCTAAACAGAAAAATGCTAAAGTGGTAGCCGATACATCCGGCGATGCACTTACGGCAATACTGGAAGAAGGTGTTTACCTGCTAAAGCCAAACCTGGGCGAATTAAGCCGCCTAACAGGCATTGAAACCTTGGACAACGAAGTGGCTGACCAAGCAGCCAAAAAACTTATTGAAGAAGGAAAAGCCCAAATGATAGTAGTATCTATGGGACCGCAGGGAGCGTATCTTGTAACCGCCGATAACTGCCTGCACATACCTGCCCCTTCTGTAAAAAAATTAAGCACTGTAGGTGCCGGAGACAGTATGGTTGCCGGAATGGTATCTGTATTAGCAAAAAACGGATCTCCTGCTCAAATGGCCTGCATGGGTGTTGCCTGTGGCACGGCCGCAACCATGAATCCGGGTACAGGACTCTTTAATGTAAAAGATGCCGAACGCCTTTACAACTGGCTAATTGATAAAGCTGTAACAATAAAATAA
- a CDS encoding Ig-like domain-containing protein, whose amino-acid sequence MKLKLPRFLCALVPLMSLSAAAQEYVPLTVTSGYNADVVANGAGSAASSTSIQVDNDSFAFLSTDFVSPSNASYSGALPATGLVNSAATAGLSYQFAPFSGNNSMRIPTSATSLTAVFSNQVMASKLYLLGTSGSGQSTISVTVNFTDATSQVSTGLILPDWFNSTLQPVAVSGFGRVSIATNAIETPTGNPRLYQLTVNIDAANQGKLIESVQVTKTSTAASVVNIMAFTADAIPSCPAPTNLTSSSTPDSGTVSWSPAPVVPSGGYDYYMSATNTPPTETTEVTNVANTVNSVTFEDLTAGTTYYVWVRSNCGTDDLGNWVMTTVTPGQLTVAYDGGVSSTEYMTNASPTSVSTCPALVSVDVPEGYQVASVSVAYSMTSFGSTWKSDQVSRVKCITTGLAESQVYAGVGNTAGTMLYNRTGLNIAAGATGTIQFELGPWRTFGSTGCGTTNAQLDSFSVTVTYEPFVCDLPAPDADDQIACGGIGFTVSDLMVSGAANVEFNWYATEDATEPLDTETLIEEDGTYYVSQYIGTCESDRTAVAVTVNSVNPPTADAEQTVCPGSLIADLTAEAETGGVLLWFLTADAPNPVGTNTPLTEGSYFVCQQKTGCRSPRVEVEVVFTDVPLPTVEDQEVCQGATIADLVVEGDEGAAIHWYATADSPFVLNGTTVLQEGTYFVAQAPENCGDSDRVEVQITFTEIPMPTASASQSLCEGATVGDLMALAEGEGMLNWYATADAPNPLAESTLIQPGSYFVSFEQEGCGESDRVEVVVDFNEIAAPGTETNQYFCGSVTVDELFSVALPGAQVQWYATEESEEPIAMGTQLEPGTYFARQVIAGCVSAANDTHVFINAVPDAPTGDENQSFAEGSVVESLEVTAAGNGTLNYYVMVEGEMVAVEPGDELMDDTVYYVTQTVEGCESEPLEVEVAITLGVSDFAAAGLQVYPNPVESMLTITSKEFVSQITITNLLGQKVMDVSVNANNTEINVSSLPQGTYILQVYGEEGKSYSTKIMRK is encoded by the coding sequence ATGAAGTTAAAATTACCTCGTTTTCTTTGTGCGCTGGTTCCTTTAATGTCGCTATCTGCGGCTGCTCAGGAGTACGTGCCTCTTACCGTAACATCGGGCTATAATGCAGACGTGGTTGCAAATGGTGCTGGTAGTGCTGCTTCATCTACCAGTATTCAGGTTGACAACGACAGTTTTGCTTTTTTAAGTACTGACTTTGTTTCGCCAAGTAATGCATCATATTCAGGAGCTTTGCCAGCTACAGGTTTAGTAAATTCAGCAGCTACTGCAGGATTAAGCTATCAGTTTGCTCCATTTAGCGGTAACAACTCTATGCGCATTCCTACTTCTGCTACCAGTTTAACAGCGGTTTTTTCTAATCAGGTAATGGCTAGTAAGCTTTATTTGCTTGGTACGTCAGGAAGTGGACAGTCAACAATATCAGTAACAGTTAATTTTACTGATGCGACTTCGCAAGTTTCTACAGGTTTAATACTGCCTGACTGGTTTAACAGTACATTGCAACCGGTAGCTGTATCTGGTTTTGGTAGGGTTAGTATTGCTACTAATGCTATTGAAACTCCAACTGGAAACCCAAGGCTTTATCAGTTAACAGTAAATATTGATGCTGCAAATCAGGGTAAGCTTATTGAAAGTGTTCAGGTAACTAAAACATCTACTGCTGCCAGTGTTGTAAACATTATGGCTTTTACTGCAGATGCTATTCCTTCTTGTCCGGCTCCAACTAATCTTACTTCTTCTTCTACGCCAGATAGCGGTACAGTATCATGGTCTCCTGCGCCGGTAGTGCCTTCAGGAGGATATGATTATTACATGTCTGCAACAAACACTCCTCCTACAGAGACTACCGAGGTTACTAATGTAGCTAATACTGTTAACTCGGTTACATTTGAAGATTTAACAGCAGGTACTACATATTATGTATGGGTGAGATCTAATTGTGGAACGGATGATTTAGGTAACTGGGTAATGACTACCGTTACTCCGGGACAATTAACTGTTGCTTATGACGGAGGTGTATCATCTACTGAGTATATGACAAATGCATCACCAACATCAGTTTCTACATGTCCTGCTTTAGTTTCTGTAGATGTGCCGGAAGGATACCAAGTTGCGTCTGTTAGCGTAGCTTATAGTATGACTTCTTTTGGAAGTACATGGAAATCAGATCAGGTTTCGAGAGTTAAATGTATTACTACAGGCTTAGCTGAATCACAGGTTTATGCAGGTGTAGGTAATACAGCAGGTACAATGTTATATAACAGAACAGGACTTAATATTGCGGCCGGTGCAACAGGTACGATTCAGTTTGAACTTGGTCCTTGGAGGACTTTTGGTTCTACTGGTTGCGGAACTACAAATGCTCAGCTTGATAGTTTTTCTGTAACAGTTACATATGAACCATTTGTATGTGATTTACCTGCGCCTGATGCTGATGATCAGATAGCGTGTGGAGGTATTGGATTTACTGTTTCTGATCTAATGGTTAGCGGTGCTGCAAATGTTGAATTCAATTGGTATGCCACTGAAGATGCTACTGAACCTTTAGATACTGAGACTCTTATCGAAGAAGATGGTACTTATTATGTTTCTCAATATATAGGAACTTGTGAGAGTGACAGAACAGCAGTAGCTGTAACTGTTAACTCTGTAAATCCTCCAACTGCAGATGCAGAACAAACAGTTTGTCCGGGATCTCTTATTGCAGATTTAACAGCTGAGGCTGAAACAGGAGGAGTTCTTTTATGGTTCTTAACAGCTGATGCTCCAAACCCTGTTGGTACAAATACCCCTCTTACTGAAGGTTCGTATTTTGTATGTCAGCAAAAAACAGGTTGCCGTAGCCCAAGAGTTGAGGTTGAGGTAGTATTTACAGATGTTCCGCTTCCAACTGTTGAAGATCAGGAAGTTTGCCAGGGTGCTACAATTGCCGATCTTGTTGTTGAGGGTGATGAAGGTGCAGCTATCCACTGGTATGCTACTGCTGATTCTCCTTTTGTTCTTAACGGAACTACAGTTTTACAGGAAGGTACTTATTTTGTGGCTCAGGCTCCGGAAAACTGTGGAGATAGCGACAGAGTAGAGGTCCAAATTACTTTTACAGAAATTCCTATGCCAACAGCATCTGCCAGCCAGTCTCTTTGTGAAGGTGCAACAGTGGGCGATTTAATGGCTCTTGCAGAAGGTGAAGGTATGCTAAACTGGTATGCTACAGCCGATGCTCCAAATCCGTTAGCTGAATCAACATTAATTCAGCCGGGATCTTATTTTGTTTCTTTTGAGCAGGAAGGTTGTGGAGAAAGTGACAGGGTTGAGGTTGTGGTAGACTTTAATGAGATTGCTGCTCCCGGAACTGAAACTAACCAATATTTTTGTGGTAGTGTAACTGTTGATGAATTATTCTCTGTTGCTCTTCCTGGTGCTCAGGTACAATGGTATGCTACAGAAGAGTCTGAAGAGCCAATTGCTATGGGTACTCAACTTGAGCCGGGAACGTATTTTGCAAGACAGGTAATTGCAGGATGTGTAAGTGCTGCAAACGATACTCATGTATTTATTAATGCTGTGCCGGATGCTCCAACAGGAGATGAAAACCAATCTTTTGCTGAAGGTTCTGTTGTGGAGTCTCTTGAGGTTACTGCTGCCGGAAACGGTACTTTAAATTACTATGTGATGGTAGAAGGTGAGATGGTAGCTGTAGAGCCGGGTGATGAACTAATGGATGATACAGTTTACTATGTTACGCAAACTGTAGAGGGTTGTGAAAGTGAGCCTCTTGAAGTTGAGGTTGCTATAACTTTAGGTGTAAGTGACTTTGCTGCTGCAGGTTTACAGGTTTATCCTAACCCTGTTGAAAGTATGCTAACTATTACTAGTAAAGAGTTTGTTTCTCAAATAACCATTACCAACCTGTTAGGTCAAAAAGTAATGGATGTTTCTGTAAATGCTAACAATACTGAGATAAATGTTTCTTCTCTGCCACAGGGTACTTATATCCTTCAGGTATATGGAGAAGAAGGAAAATCTTACTCTACTAAAATTATGAGAAAATAA
- a CDS encoding primase-helicase family protein: protein MLQYDKTYLFDKTNGGLEYFHSVYPQSVGFEDKNKGFKIRDERTGSTHLFCKEGVWYIKDFGSGDNGLNCIDLCMQEENLEFLPAMKFLYQFFGLEAKTLQQFKPLREHKNTDLETGFYEIEYFDTIQQAELFAPFLTDDTCKEYNFYSVKSYQYVSYKRDVNGKQTKTKLLNTVTATAEYPIYAFKEEKFVKIYEPKNDKAYRFRFLGEKPQRHIYGWDRVFSQVDLKEIQRLRNVVKAYGDSQSSAAKEAKEQLDEVLLPCIIVGSGGSDSLNIASLGYDVVWLNSESEQLDFEEYRQLKEICKQVYYLPDIDTTGVKMAVKLGLQFLDLKTIWLPKKLLETNKKDFRDWIGNYKHLGLEKTKGALEKLITHALEFKWWKWNKKTGAYKYNYVSLLYFLEHQGFYMYKLQHRNQQKGQNTFIFIKIDGNVVREVTTPEIKSFVQDWLKENHISLEVLNMVISSQFLNEKGLQSLPSKELNFKIAGVSDQLFYFNNKTVRITAEGIEEVHPTKITNYVWQNKVLKHNIKLTDPQFKIQKDASGDWDIEVLEKENMFLNYLINGSRVHWRNELEEPFKDKSKEAKEKYYNDNRFNIAGANLDPDSIHEQKLHLINKIYTIGYLLHSYKDDAKPWCVYIMDNKLPEVASESHGGSGKSFGVSKILEYFKNYFYLEGRNQDLLRNQFIYDGIDEDTDVIFLDDAHYTLNFGFFFSILTGTLRVNPKHGKAFEIPFKQSPKLTITTNFVPTTLDPSTIRRLQLMVFSDYYHELTDEYQERRQIVDDFGGKRMFDENFSHNDFNLFYNFCIQCLQFYLSSSERHEAPEGNVKKRNLMQLMGDNFYEWAKSYFCDDKLNTFIPRKEIQDEYKAFVSGRVMSVQKQKNALDAFCKFNGWILNPKELLGSDGTIKKPYEDQQGKRQVLEHYYIKTDNATVDVETIEAKEAELPKKVDTEDLPF, encoded by the coding sequence ATGTTGCAATACGATAAAACATACCTTTTCGACAAAACCAATGGCGGGTTAGAATACTTTCACAGTGTGTACCCGCAGTCAGTTGGTTTTGAAGATAAAAACAAAGGCTTTAAAATCCGTGACGAACGCACCGGAAGTACGCACCTGTTTTGCAAAGAGGGTGTTTGGTACATTAAAGATTTCGGCTCGGGTGATAACGGTTTAAATTGTATTGACCTTTGTATGCAGGAAGAAAATTTGGAGTTCCTTCCCGCTATGAAATTCCTGTACCAGTTCTTTGGACTGGAGGCTAAAACATTACAACAGTTTAAGCCATTGCGTGAGCATAAAAATACTGACTTAGAAACTGGCTTTTATGAGATTGAGTATTTCGATACTATACAGCAAGCCGAATTGTTTGCACCTTTCCTTACAGATGATACTTGTAAAGAGTATAATTTCTATAGTGTAAAAAGCTATCAGTACGTTTCTTATAAACGCGATGTTAACGGAAAACAAACCAAAACCAAGTTACTTAATACTGTTACTGCAACCGCTGAATATCCTATTTACGCTTTTAAAGAAGAGAAATTTGTAAAGATATACGAGCCAAAGAATGATAAGGCTTACCGTTTTCGTTTCCTGGGCGAAAAACCACAAAGGCATATTTACGGTTGGGACAGGGTTTTTAGCCAGGTAGACCTTAAAGAAATACAGCGATTAAGGAATGTTGTAAAAGCCTATGGCGATAGTCAAAGTAGCGCAGCAAAAGAAGCAAAAGAACAATTAGACGAGGTTTTACTGCCTTGCATTATTGTTGGCTCAGGAGGTTCAGACAGTCTTAATATTGCATCGCTTGGTTATGATGTTGTTTGGTTAAACAGTGAATCAGAGCAACTGGATTTTGAAGAATACCGACAGTTAAAAGAAATATGCAAACAGGTTTATTACCTGCCGGATATTGATACTACAGGCGTTAAAATGGCTGTAAAACTGGGTTTGCAATTCCTTGACCTAAAAACCATTTGGCTACCTAAAAAACTACTTGAAACCAATAAAAAAGACTTTAGAGACTGGATAGGCAATTACAAACATTTAGGACTAGAAAAAACAAAAGGTGCATTAGAAAAGCTAATAACCCATGCACTGGAGTTTAAATGGTGGAAATGGAACAAAAAAACGGGTGCCTATAAATATAACTATGTATCCCTTCTTTACTTCTTGGAGCATCAGGGTTTCTATATGTACAAGCTTCAGCACCGTAACCAACAAAAGGGACAAAATACCTTTATTTTCATCAAGATAGATGGTAATGTTGTCCGTGAGGTTACAACCCCTGAAATTAAAAGCTTTGTACAGGATTGGCTTAAAGAGAATCATATTTCGCTTGAAGTGCTTAACATGGTTATAAGTAGCCAGTTTCTAAATGAAAAAGGTTTGCAATCCCTACCTAGTAAAGAACTTAATTTTAAAATCGCGGGTGTAAGCGATCAGTTATTCTATTTCAATAACAAAACCGTGCGCATTACTGCTGAAGGTATAGAAGAAGTACACCCTACAAAAATTACCAACTATGTTTGGCAGAATAAGGTTCTAAAACACAATATAAAATTAACCGACCCGCAATTCAAGATACAAAAAGATGCTTCCGGCGATTGGGATATTGAAGTACTGGAAAAAGAGAATATGTTCTTAAACTACCTTATTAACGGCTCGCGTGTGCATTGGCGTAATGAGTTGGAAGAGCCGTTTAAGGATAAGAGCAAAGAGGCAAAAGAGAAGTACTATAACGATAACCGTTTTAATATCGCCGGGGCTAATCTTGACCCCGATTCCATACACGAGCAAAAACTGCATTTAATCAATAAGATTTATACAATAGGCTACCTGTTGCATTCATATAAAGATGATGCAAAGCCGTGGTGTGTGTATATTATGGATAATAAATTACCTGAAGTGGCCAGCGAAAGCCACGGAGGCTCGGGAAAATCATTTGGAGTTTCTAAGATACTGGAATACTTTAAAAACTATTTCTATTTAGAAGGCCGTAATCAGGACTTATTGCGTAACCAGTTTATTTATGATGGTATAGACGAGGATACAGATGTTATTTTTCTTGATGATGCTCATTACACATTAAATTTCGGTTTCTTCTTCTCTATACTTACAGGTACATTGAGAGTTAACCCGAAGCACGGTAAAGCCTTTGAGATTCCGTTTAAGCAGTCGCCTAAACTAACCATTACAACAAACTTTGTACCTACCACTTTAGACCCTTCAACTATCAGACGATTGCAATTGATGGTATTTAGTGACTATTACCACGAACTAACCGACGAGTATCAGGAGCGCAGGCAGATAGTTGACGATTTTGGCGGGAAGCGAATGTTTGATGAAAATTTTAGCCATAATGATTTCAATCTGTTTTATAACTTCTGCATACAGTGTTTGCAATTCTATTTAAGCAGCAGCGAACGCCATGAGGCACCGGAAGGCAATGTTAAGAAACGTAACCTTATGCAGCTTATGGGCGACAATTTTTACGAATGGGCTAAAAGCTATTTCTGTGATGATAAGCTTAACACCTTTATTCCCCGCAAAGAAATTCAGGACGAATACAAAGCCTTTGTTTCCGGCAGAGTTATGAGCGTGCAAAAACAGAAAAATGCGCTGGATGCCTTCTGTAAGTTTAATGGCTGGATACTTAACCCGAAAGAATTATTAGGCAGTGACGGTACAATTAAAAAACCGTATGAAGATCAACAAGGCAAACGCCAGGTACTGGAGCATTACTATATAAAGACAGATAATGCAACTGTTGATGTAGAAACTATTGAAGCTAAAGAGGCTGAATTACCTAAAAAAGTAGATACTGAAGATTTACCCTTCTAA
- a CDS encoding S24 family peptidase, with the protein MTNIYNRLLQLSENKGFKSVNEFAIKGLNYTSSEKLNRLKKENAKPSFDILEDISNKFEDVNLNWFITGEGKMLKIYEQNDEKTQVNEQSTEYVTGKSLPLIPVSAMAGFGTIDQTILERDCERFVVPNFKTADFVITVSGNSMQPKYNSGDVVACKKLNINDVFFQWGKVYVLDTDQGALLKRIRKGKDDDHILVVSDNPEYDPFDLHKSKLNAIAIVTGVIRLV; encoded by the coding sequence ATGACAAATATTTACAACCGTTTATTGCAATTATCTGAAAATAAAGGGTTTAAGTCTGTTAATGAATTTGCTATTAAAGGCTTGAATTATACATCTTCAGAGAAATTAAACAGGCTTAAGAAAGAAAATGCCAAGCCTAGTTTTGATATTCTTGAAGATATTTCAAACAAGTTTGAAGATGTTAACCTAAACTGGTTTATTACCGGAGAAGGTAAAATGTTGAAGATTTACGAGCAAAACGACGAAAAGACACAAGTAAATGAACAATCAACTGAATACGTAACCGGCAAATCCTTACCACTTATACCGGTTAGTGCAATGGCAGGATTTGGCACAATAGATCAAACAATATTGGAAAGAGATTGCGAACGTTTTGTAGTCCCAAATTTTAAAACCGCCGATTTTGTTATTACAGTAAGCGGAAACTCTATGCAGCCTAAATACAACAGTGGGGACGTTGTGGCCTGCAAGAAATTAAATATTAACGATGTGTTTTTCCAGTGGGGTAAAGTATATGTATTAGATACGGACCAGGGAGCACTTTTAAAAAGAATAAGAAAAGGAAAAGACGACGATCATATTCTAGTGGTTAGTGATAACCCGGAGTACGATCCGTTTGATTTACATAAAAGCAAGCTTAACGCGATTGCAATTGTTACGGGCGTTATACGATTAGTTTAA
- a CDS encoding ASCH/PUA domain-containing protein has product MLHKLKTLPTHFNAVKDGRKNFEIRKNDRHFQIDDELLLEEFEPKDYWDPEDPKEDRYTGSFVHRRITYIVKGKEYGLKDGYVVLGIEKI; this is encoded by the coding sequence ATGTTACATAAATTAAAAACATTACCAACTCATTTTAATGCCGTAAAAGATGGCAGAAAGAATTTTGAGATAAGAAAGAATGACAGACACTTTCAAATAGATGATGAATTACTCTTAGAAGAGTTTGAGCCAAAAGACTATTGGGATCCTGAAGACCCAAAAGAAGATAGATATACAGGAAGTTTCGTTCATCGCAGAATAACCTACATAGTAAAAGGTAAGGAATATGGACTTAAAGATGGATATGTTGTTTTAGGTATTGAAAAAATATAA